The proteins below come from a single Methanothrix thermoacetophila PT genomic window:
- the radB gene encoding DNA repair and recombination protein RadB produces the protein MIKRIPSGCQSIDDLLGGGFEAGIITQIYGESGTGKTNIVIQLSVQAVRLGSRVIFIDTEGFSPDRFVQIAGENAKEIASKIVVFQPLSLEQQHMAIRDASRIVGQGFGLVVLDSATSLYRAALEANDNRQIKRSLTAQLSELQEIARRHSIPVVVTNQVYMDVETGILRPVGGTSMEHLCKAILALERLDKGRRRMRVVKHRSQPEGETADFLITPSGLV, from the coding sequence ATGATAAAGAGGATTCCCTCCGGGTGCCAGAGCATCGATGATCTCCTCGGTGGCGGATTTGAGGCCGGAATAATAACACAGATATACGGCGAATCCGGCACCGGGAAGACCAACATAGTGATACAGCTATCTGTGCAGGCAGTGAGGCTCGGATCGCGTGTTATATTCATAGATACCGAGGGCTTCTCTCCTGACCGGTTCGTCCAGATCGCGGGGGAGAACGCGAAGGAGATCGCCTCGAAGATCGTGGTATTCCAGCCGCTCAGCCTAGAGCAGCAGCACATGGCGATCAGGGATGCATCCAGAATCGTCGGTCAGGGCTTCGGGCTCGTGGTCCTCGATTCCGCGACATCTCTTTACAGAGCTGCTCTGGAAGCTAATGACAACCGCCAGATAAAGAGATCTCTGACAGCACAGCTCTCAGAGCTCCAGGAGATCGCCAGAAGGCACAGCATACCTGTGGTGGTAACAAATCAGGTGTACATGGATGTCGAGACAGGAATCCTCAGACCTGTTGGGGGCACATCGATGGAGCACCTTTGCAAGGCGATACTTGCACTGGAGAGGCTCGACAAAGGAAGGAGGCGGATGCGTGTAGTGAAGCACAGATCGCAGCCTGAGGGGGAGACGGCGGATTTCCTGATAACCCCAAGCGGTTTGGTCTGA
- a CDS encoding ribonuclease Z: MLQVIFLGTAGSLPTPDRSLPAILVNREGDLLLFDCGEGTQRQMMIARTGMMRLSHIFLTHLHADHILGIPGLLETMAFQGRENPLVIAGPPRTARMVSILNSLGCCTRDFEVRAMEMRPGDAVRMNGYTVTAIATQHSVPSLGYMLLEDMRPGRFNKERAIELGVPVGPMFGRLQKGEIVEIDGRVVRPEDVLGAPRPGRKIVYSGDTRPTAEIEEASRNADLLIHDGALADDMLEWAVETKHTTAGEAAALAARAGVRRLVLTHISSRYSEDTTPLLNDARKVFPETLIASDLMRIDVPLRDG; encoded by the coding sequence TTGCTCCAGGTCATCTTTTTAGGTACAGCTGGCTCTCTGCCCACACCTGACAGGAGCCTGCCGGCTATTCTTGTGAACAGGGAGGGTGATCTTCTTCTCTTCGACTGCGGTGAGGGCACCCAGAGGCAGATGATGATCGCGAGGACCGGCATGATGCGGCTGAGCCACATATTTTTGACCCATCTTCATGCGGACCACATACTTGGAATACCAGGGCTTCTGGAGACGATGGCATTCCAGGGGAGAGAGAACCCGCTCGTGATAGCCGGCCCTCCGCGCACGGCGAGGATGGTGAGCATCCTGAACAGCCTGGGATGCTGCACGCGTGACTTCGAGGTCAGAGCGATGGAGATGAGGCCCGGAGATGCTGTGCGGATGAATGGATACACAGTTACGGCGATCGCAACCCAGCACAGCGTGCCGAGCCTTGGGTACATGCTGCTGGAGGACATGCGGCCCGGAAGGTTCAACAAGGAGCGCGCGATTGAGCTCGGTGTTCCTGTTGGACCCATGTTTGGAAGGCTCCAGAAGGGGGAGATCGTGGAGATCGACGGAAGGGTTGTGAGGCCGGAGGACGTCCTGGGCGCTCCCAGGCCTGGCAGGAAGATCGTGTACAGCGGGGACACCAGGCCGACTGCGGAGATCGAGGAGGCGAGCAGGAACGCGGATCTGCTCATACACGACGGCGCGCTGGCAGATGATATGCTCGAGTGGGCGGTGGAGACGAAGCACACAACCGCAGGAGAGGCCGCTGCGCTTGCAGCAAGAGCAGGTGTGAGAAGACTGGTTCTGACACACATAAGCTCCAGGTACTCGGAGGACACTACGCCGCTTCTGAACGATGCCCGGAAGGTCTTTCCTGAGACACTGATAGCATCGGATCTGATGAGGATCGATGTGCCACTCAGGGACGGGTGA
- a CDS encoding bifunctional nuclease family protein has product MSDEIYEDAGEDSVVPVRVKGVYIAETLGGSPSPVVLLEDEKSRIVPIFVGLSEAISIHNALSGEVSPRPMTHDLFISVLECLEATISDVLIDDLEGGIYYARLSLVHGSKRSELDARPSDCLALAIRAKAPIHIQQRIIEISGMDRSEMEGLRRLDSYMH; this is encoded by the coding sequence ATGTCAGATGAAATCTATGAGGATGCTGGTGAGGATAGCGTTGTGCCTGTGCGCGTGAAGGGCGTTTACATAGCGGAGACGCTTGGCGGATCCCCCTCACCCGTGGTCCTCCTGGAGGATGAGAAGTCACGTATAGTTCCGATATTCGTCGGGCTTTCAGAGGCGATATCCATCCACAATGCCCTCTCCGGAGAGGTCTCGCCCAGGCCGATGACGCACGATCTCTTCATATCCGTCCTGGAATGCCTGGAGGCGACGATCTCGGATGTGCTCATAGACGATCTCGAGGGGGGCATATACTATGCCAGGCTCTCGCTGGTGCACGGCTCCAAGAGGAGCGAGCTCGATGCAAGGCCGAGCGACTGTCTTGCGCTGGCGATAAGGGCCAAGGCGCCGATCCACATCCAGCAGAGGATTATAGAGATCTCGGGGATGGACAGGAGCGAGATGGAAGGTCTCAGGCGGCTCGACAGCTACATGCACTGA